The following are encoded together in the Roseivirga misakiensis genome:
- the clpB gene encoding ATP-dependent chaperone ClpB, whose translation MDFKNYTIKSQEAIQKAAELATGNEQQAIEPGHLLKAILLSDETVMSFLIKKLSVNRVQLDSKLEEIVMAYPKVSGQKPYLSNDGHMALTKALDYLKEFKDEFVAIEHIVLGLLNGKDKVASLLKELGFSKKELIAAIKELRGGASVTDQHAEGKYQSLNKYSKNLNELAKNGKIDPVIGRDEEIRRVLQILSRRTKNNPMLVGEPGVGKTAIVEGMAQRIVDGDVPENLKSKMIISLDMGLLVAGAKFKGEFEERLKAVIKEVQDSDGEIILFIDEIHTLIGAGAGDGAMDAANLLKPALARGELHAIGATTLKEYQKHIEKDKALERRFQTVIVDEPDQEDAISILRGIKEKYEVHHGVRIQDDAVIAAVELSSRYISDRYLPDKAIDLMDEAAAKLRIEIDSLPQELDELNRKIMQLEIEREAIRREKNKDKESVLSKEIAELSERRDALKGKWENEKSVITGIRTEKENIDKYKMEAEKAEREGDFGLVAEIRYGKITEAESRLENLKLKMQEMQGGATLLKEEVDAEDIGEVVAKWTGIPVSKMLQSEREKLLHLEEELGNRVAGQSEAIAALSDAVRRSRAGLQDPKRPIGSFIFLGTTGVGKTELAKALAEYLFNDENNMVRIDMSEYQERHAVSRLIGAPPGYVGYDEGGQLTEAVRRKPYSVILLDEIEKAHPDAFNILLQVLDDGRLTDNKGRVANFKNTIIIMTTNIGSHLIQENFEKINEDNVLELIEDTRNSVFELLKKSVRPEFLNRIDETIMFMPLSKDNIRQIVAIQFGLIQNQLKENGIEIEATTEVLDYLGEVGYDPQFGARPLKRVIQRKVLNELSKQILSGKIQKDSVVSIEMNDQKEVEFLNIEKVEEL comes from the coding sequence ATGGATTTTAAGAATTATACCATCAAATCACAGGAAGCTATTCAAAAAGCAGCCGAACTTGCTACTGGAAATGAACAGCAAGCGATTGAGCCGGGACACTTATTGAAAGCGATCCTTTTGTCGGATGAGACCGTAATGTCTTTCCTGATAAAGAAATTGAGCGTGAACAGGGTACAACTTGATAGTAAGTTGGAGGAGATAGTGATGGCTTATCCAAAAGTAAGTGGTCAGAAACCTTATCTATCGAATGATGGACATATGGCTTTGACCAAAGCATTAGACTATTTAAAGGAATTCAAAGACGAGTTCGTGGCCATTGAACACATTGTACTCGGGCTCTTGAACGGAAAAGATAAAGTAGCCTCATTATTAAAAGAATTAGGCTTTAGTAAAAAGGAATTAATTGCTGCCATTAAAGAGTTAAGGGGTGGCGCAAGTGTTACTGATCAGCATGCAGAAGGAAAATATCAATCCCTGAACAAGTATTCGAAAAACCTTAATGAGTTAGCCAAAAACGGTAAAATTGACCCTGTAATTGGCAGAGATGAGGAAATTAGACGCGTATTGCAAATTCTGTCCAGAAGAACCAAGAACAATCCTATGTTGGTTGGTGAACCTGGCGTGGGGAAAACTGCCATAGTAGAAGGGATGGCACAACGAATTGTTGACGGTGATGTCCCCGAAAACCTTAAATCTAAGATGATTATTTCTTTGGATATGGGCTTGCTTGTAGCCGGAGCAAAATTCAAAGGTGAATTTGAGGAGCGTTTAAAAGCAGTGATCAAGGAAGTCCAAGATTCAGATGGAGAAATAATCCTTTTTATCGATGAGATTCACACGCTGATTGGTGCGGGTGCAGGAGATGGCGCTATGGATGCAGCTAACTTGCTAAAACCAGCCCTTGCTCGAGGCGAGTTGCATGCGATCGGTGCCACTACTCTGAAAGAATATCAGAAACACATTGAAAAGGACAAGGCACTAGAAAGAAGGTTTCAGACAGTTATTGTTGACGAGCCCGATCAGGAAGACGCTATTTCAATATTAAGAGGAATTAAGGAGAAATATGAAGTGCATCATGGTGTTAGGATTCAAGATGATGCCGTGATAGCGGCAGTTGAATTGTCTAGCAGATATATTTCTGATCGCTATTTACCAGACAAGGCGATAGACTTAATGGACGAAGCTGCCGCTAAACTGAGAATAGAAATAGATTCTCTCCCACAAGAATTGGATGAGTTGAATCGTAAAATCATGCAACTCGAAATAGAAAGAGAGGCTATTAGGCGCGAGAAGAATAAAGACAAAGAATCGGTGCTTTCGAAGGAAATCGCAGAATTGTCCGAACGTCGAGACGCGCTGAAAGGTAAGTGGGAAAACGAAAAAAGCGTGATTACTGGCATTCGGACAGAGAAGGAAAATATCGATAAGTATAAGATGGAAGCTGAGAAGGCCGAACGTGAAGGAGACTTCGGTTTAGTGGCGGAAATCCGATATGGGAAAATTACCGAGGCCGAGTCAAGGTTGGAAAACTTGAAGCTGAAAATGCAAGAGATGCAGGGTGGTGCTACTTTGTTAAAAGAGGAAGTAGACGCAGAAGACATCGGAGAAGTAGTGGCAAAATGGACAGGTATTCCGGTCTCAAAAATGTTGCAGTCTGAAAGAGAGAAACTGTTGCATTTGGAAGAGGAATTAGGCAATCGCGTAGCTGGCCAAAGTGAAGCTATTGCTGCACTTTCAGATGCTGTTAGGCGAAGTAGGGCTGGTTTGCAAGATCCAAAAAGGCCAATCGGCTCATTTATATTTCTAGGCACTACGGGTGTAGGGAAAACAGAATTGGCTAAAGCGCTGGCTGAATACCTTTTCAACGATGAGAATAATATGGTCCGAATCGATATGTCTGAATACCAAGAAAGGCATGCGGTGAGCCGACTGATTGGAGCGCCTCCCGGTTATGTTGGTTATGATGAGGGTGGTCAGCTAACCGAAGCTGTTAGAAGAAAGCCTTATTCAGTGATTCTTTTAGATGAGATTGAAAAAGCGCACCCTGATGCTTTTAATATCCTGCTTCAAGTTTTGGATGATGGCAGGCTAACCGATAATAAAGGGCGTGTGGCGAACTTCAAAAACACGATCATTATTATGACAACCAATATAGGGTCGCACTTGATTCAGGAGAACTTTGAAAAGATCAATGAAGACAATGTGCTTGAACTGATTGAGGATACCAGAAATTCTGTATTCGAATTGTTGAAAAAGTCCGTTAGGCCAGAATTTTTGAATAGGATTGATGAAACCATCATGTTTATGCCACTAAGCAAGGATAACATCCGACAGATTGTTGCGATCCAGTTTGGTCTGATTCAAAATCAGTTAAAGGAAAACGGAATTGAAATAGAGGCAACGACTGAAGTGCTCGATTACCTCGGGGAAGTCGGTTATGATCCTCAGTTTGGAGCCCGACCTTTGAAGCGTGTTATTCAAAGGAAAGTCCTTAATGAACTTTCTAAGCAGATTCTTTCTGGTAAAATCCAAAAAGACTCAGTCGTCAGTATTGAGATGAATGATCAGAAAGAAGTAGAGTTCTTGAATATCGAGAAAGTAGAAGAGCTCTAG
- a CDS encoding Plug domain-containing protein gives MNYMKHTLIICLISSIAFSLSAQDNKFQNWLKDFAQYQTELPTEKVFLHLDKSEYTLGETIWMKSYLVAGSGHIPSPFSKNLYVELVNEDGDIKERLNLRSEEGFAKASLAIQKSLEPGYYYLRSYTNWMKNQEQEYFFNKKIKIQSLKENIQIKEQKRDRQLQVSFYPEGGDMINGVAGKIAFEVEGMTSDQLPVSGKVYNRNDEEVAGFKTSHEGKGLFPLLPTEDGYYAKIDGVDAVFDLPEVKQTGVALSVNNQGDTFMNILLKTGAPSTDSYYLLVHTRGYITFASEVKMKGMRGMSRVDKKTLPDGISHITLLDASMNPVAERLAFINNDKQLNLNVSTTSPNYDTRELASIDLAVTDSEGNPVQGSFSMSVFDANLVQNDQIDYNIRAHMLLGSDLKGYIKNPSQYLKNDSDTKQNVDLLMMVNGWRRFDWEKIGKPISDPAYSFETGLSLVGSVTKKGGSKIKNGRVLLINPSEETVLPRFSETDELGNFKFEELVYYDTTELTLQGFQKDRVKNVNFRIEEGYEQLGLKRFNVNPSADNPARISALKKQAITSIFIDSTYRRENGIIYLDDVYVTASKQEERNRTLNSQYGKGESYLNFAKIPERFKQGRDPFIMMLGRIAGFSLSNPSSGATASGNSNVRVSGGGSAGSGSVISGTGGIGGAVGQPQGDPMFRVPTLRKGPYQGTPLILIDNVPVSFDAVYDLRASEIDYVEVYKSASAAVFGVNGFNGAIAFYTLKGEKMFKNQEKSFDVLSANGYHAAREFYAPKYDDSNDQKFIPDERSTLFWAPMITTDAEGKARVQFYTHDKNTNVFIDIQGISKNGITGTGVSRFNIRKNL, from the coding sequence ATGAATTACATGAAGCACACACTTATCATTTGTCTTATCAGTTCAATCGCTTTTAGCTTATCGGCTCAAGACAATAAATTTCAAAATTGGCTCAAAGACTTTGCACAATATCAAACCGAGTTGCCCACAGAAAAGGTTTTTCTTCACTTAGATAAGTCAGAGTACACCTTGGGGGAAACTATCTGGATGAAATCTTACCTAGTGGCTGGATCGGGCCATATCCCCTCACCTTTCAGCAAAAACCTTTATGTAGAGCTGGTCAATGAGGATGGTGATATAAAAGAGAGGCTGAATTTAAGAAGTGAGGAAGGTTTCGCTAAAGCAAGTTTGGCCATACAGAAAAGCCTTGAACCTGGCTATTATTACCTACGCTCTTACACCAACTGGATGAAGAATCAAGAACAAGAGTACTTCTTCAATAAAAAAATCAAAATCCAATCCTTGAAAGAAAATATACAGATCAAGGAGCAAAAGAGAGATAGACAATTACAGGTAAGCTTTTATCCTGAAGGTGGTGATATGATCAATGGAGTTGCTGGTAAAATTGCATTCGAAGTAGAAGGCATGACTAGTGATCAACTCCCAGTTTCTGGCAAAGTATATAACCGAAATGATGAAGAAGTAGCTGGCTTCAAAACTTCTCACGAAGGCAAGGGCTTGTTCCCTTTACTACCCACAGAGGACGGATATTATGCGAAAATTGATGGAGTAGATGCAGTTTTTGACTTACCTGAAGTCAAGCAAACTGGTGTAGCCTTATCTGTCAATAACCAGGGAGATACATTTATGAATATACTCCTGAAAACTGGTGCGCCTAGTACCGATTCTTACTATCTGCTTGTACACACACGTGGTTATATCACTTTTGCTTCAGAGGTGAAGATGAAAGGTATGAGGGGCATGAGTAGGGTAGACAAAAAGACCTTACCAGATGGTATTTCTCACATCACCTTGTTAGACGCAAGTATGAATCCGGTAGCTGAAAGACTCGCATTTATCAATAACGATAAGCAACTTAATCTTAATGTCAGTACTACTTCGCCCAATTATGATACTCGTGAACTTGCCAGCATAGATTTAGCCGTGACAGATAGTGAAGGAAACCCCGTGCAGGGCTCCTTTTCTATGTCAGTTTTCGATGCCAACCTGGTACAAAACGATCAAATAGACTACAACATCCGAGCGCATATGCTCTTGGGCTCCGACCTGAAAGGATATATCAAAAACCCATCGCAATACCTCAAGAACGATAGCGACACAAAGCAGAACGTTGACCTACTCATGATGGTTAATGGTTGGAGAAGGTTTGATTGGGAAAAAATTGGGAAACCAATTTCGGATCCAGCGTACAGCTTCGAAACAGGACTTAGTTTAGTCGGTTCGGTAACAAAGAAAGGTGGTTCAAAAATAAAAAACGGTAGAGTACTATTGATTAACCCGTCAGAAGAAACTGTACTACCGCGATTTTCAGAAACAGATGAGCTAGGCAATTTCAAGTTCGAGGAATTAGTCTACTATGACACCACCGAACTCACGTTACAAGGGTTTCAAAAAGACAGAGTAAAAAATGTCAACTTTCGCATAGAAGAAGGCTACGAGCAACTCGGACTTAAGAGATTTAATGTAAACCCTTCTGCCGATAATCCGGCCAGAATCAGCGCTTTAAAGAAGCAAGCGATTACCTCTATTTTCATTGATAGTACCTACCGAAGAGAAAACGGCATCATATATCTTGACGATGTCTATGTAACAGCGAGCAAACAAGAAGAAAGAAACAGGACCTTAAATTCACAATATGGTAAAGGAGAATCTTACTTAAATTTCGCCAAAATACCAGAGCGATTTAAGCAAGGTCGAGACCCATTTATCATGATGCTTGGACGTATCGCTGGCTTTAGTTTAAGTAACCCGAGTAGTGGCGCCACAGCAAGTGGAAATTCCAATGTAAGAGTATCAGGTGGTGGCAGTGCTGGTAGTGGATCTGTAATCTCTGGTACGGGAGGAATCGGCGGCGCAGTTGGTCAGCCTCAAGGCGACCCAATGTTTAGAGTACCTACTTTAAGAAAAGGGCCATATCAAGGAACACCACTCATCCTTATTGATAACGTGCCAGTTAGTTTCGATGCCGTCTATGATCTAAGGGCATCAGAAATTGATTATGTAGAAGTTTATAAGAGTGCTTCTGCAGCAGTATTCGGGGTGAACGGTTTCAATGGTGCTATTGCTTTTTACACCCTAAAAGGCGAAAAAATGTTCAAAAATCAAGAAAAGAGCTTCGACGTACTTTCCGCGAATGGATATCATGCAGCACGTGAATTTTATGCACCAAAATATGACGACTCGAACGATCAAAAATTTATTCCAGATGAGCGCTCCACACTATTTTGGGCGCCAATGATCACGACAGATGCAGAAGGTAAAGCAAGAGTACAATTCTATACCCACGATAAAAACACCAATGTGTTTATTGATATTCAGGGTATCTCTAAAAATGGTATTACTGGCACGGGCGTATCGCGATTCAACATTAGAAAGAACCTTTAA
- a CDS encoding acyl-CoA thioesterase: MSRIRIELPENQVFETILRVRISDINYGNHLGNDSVLSLMHEARFQFYKSLGYTDELNIDGVGTIQVDTAIQYKGEGFHGDEIVAAIYLGDTTAKSMDLFYKLTTGSPDRLIALGKTGIAFYNYETRKVSAMPEAIKNKLDGLSA, encoded by the coding sequence ATGTCAAGAATAAGAATAGAATTACCGGAAAATCAGGTGTTTGAAACCATACTTAGGGTTAGAATTTCTGATATCAACTACGGAAATCATTTAGGCAATGATAGCGTCCTGAGCCTTATGCACGAAGCAAGGTTTCAGTTCTACAAAAGCCTTGGTTACACTGATGAACTGAACATTGATGGCGTGGGTACGATTCAAGTGGACACCGCTATCCAATACAAAGGAGAGGGCTTTCATGGTGATGAAATAGTAGCCGCCATTTACCTGGGTGATACAACAGCCAAAAGCATGGATCTATTTTACAAATTAACGACCGGGTCTCCTGATCGTTTGATTGCTTTGGGAAAAACGGGGATTGCATTCTACAATTACGAAACTAGAAAAGTAAGTGCTATGCCTGAAGCGATCAAAAACAAGCTTGATGGATTAAGCGCTTAG
- the rlmN gene encoding 23S rRNA (adenine(2503)-C(2))-methyltransferase RlmN: MRSVSEKRDIRQLSLDDIKAFFEAQGEKAFRAKQVYEWLWKKSAKDFDQMTNISLKMREKLKEHFLFKHIKVDQMQRSADGTIKNAVKLHDNLVVESVLIPTETRITACISSQVGCSLDCNFCATARLKRMRNLNPDEIYDQVVAIKEQGDLYFERPLTNIVYMGMGEPLLNYKNVLASIDKITSPEGLGMSPRRVTLSTVGIPKMIKQLADDEVKFNLAVSLHSAIDESRSRMMPINDKSNLAELAESLQYWHRKTNRKVTFEYVVWRGINDDQKHAKALAKYCGKVASKVNIIEYNPIDDGEFQQAAPESLDMYKRILEAKGIIVNVRRSRGKDIDAACGQLANKN, encoded by the coding sequence ATGAGATCAGTATCTGAAAAGAGAGATATCCGCCAGCTTTCATTAGACGACATTAAAGCCTTTTTCGAGGCTCAAGGTGAGAAAGCATTTCGTGCCAAACAGGTCTATGAATGGCTCTGGAAGAAGTCTGCTAAAGATTTCGACCAGATGACGAACATCTCTCTAAAGATGCGCGAGAAGCTTAAAGAACATTTTCTCTTTAAACACATCAAGGTCGACCAGATGCAACGTAGTGCTGATGGTACGATTAAAAATGCGGTCAAGCTTCATGATAATTTAGTGGTAGAATCGGTATTAATACCTACCGAAACCCGAATAACAGCATGTATATCATCCCAAGTCGGTTGCAGTCTAGACTGTAACTTTTGCGCAACAGCGCGACTTAAACGGATGCGTAATCTTAATCCAGATGAAATCTATGATCAAGTAGTCGCCATCAAGGAGCAAGGTGATCTTTACTTTGAAAGACCCTTGACTAATATCGTATACATGGGCATGGGTGAGCCTTTGCTGAATTATAAAAACGTTTTGGCATCTATCGATAAAATCACCTCACCAGAAGGTCTCGGTATGTCGCCAAGAAGGGTTACTCTTTCTACGGTGGGCATTCCCAAGATGATCAAACAGCTAGCGGACGATGAAGTAAAGTTTAATCTAGCAGTATCGCTGCATTCCGCCATAGACGAATCTAGGTCGCGAATGATGCCAATTAACGATAAAAGTAATTTAGCAGAGCTCGCAGAGTCCTTACAATACTGGCATAGAAAAACGAATCGAAAAGTAACTTTCGAATATGTGGTTTGGAGAGGCATCAACGACGATCAAAAACACGCCAAAGCACTAGCAAAATACTGTGGAAAAGTAGCTTCAAAAGTCAATATCATTGAATACAACCCGATTGATGACGGGGAATTTCAACAAGCGGCTCCCGAAAGCTTAGATATGTACAAACGGATTCTTGAAGCCAAAGGCATTATTGTCAATGTTCGTAGAAGTAGAGGTAAAGATATCGATGCAGCTTGCGGCCAATTAGCCAATAAGAATTAA
- a CDS encoding spondin domain-containing protein, giving the protein MKKFLKKGMMGALMLSALVFTACDNEDDNGTDPAGQDVTVVLNEVNYASGDWIEIFNNGSAPADLSNYWLCLGPGSYVELSAITPQTGSVTNLLSGEYLVLPYTMPDTDGGLGLYSSNEFTNSAAIVDFVQWGSGGSAREDVAVSAGLWTAGEYVPTVSSEDNSIIFDGEGNGAANWAETAQPTPGNENVLIVPEPARSIVISEVQYGNRNLVELYNNGEVTIDLSSYWLCLGPGAYAQIGNLTPEFGSIQVEAGDFVVLPFNMPDDEGGLGLYSMNQFTSPDAIMDFVQWGATGSARENVAVTAGVWTAGNFVPTVRLDSYSIEVNMESDGSLASDWSEEVNPSLGAPNNEAVETTTFNVTISNMTNYLNVHTFTTPVGANSAGPLGVNGAQYQIEFKAVAGTKFTPVTMMGNSNDWFLAPTDLAGIDLFPNGTALNSVDIADQLSLYDLGTEADNDPNNFPPAGTNVGPADSDATVRLVSGRGTGADYMTAILTYAAGAQNEAGTFTLTITATNAPDANQAASQNNGFIITPGMVVLHALPEPLFTLGSEDRAVGLERIAEDGMPSELYDWFKETGSNGAPLRLSSSLSVFSPGLVYAFNTTTDPLFTQGDAARAGSGIEELAEDGNNQIAVEYITNLGLPVAASNETVNIAPGEDLTFSIEVPAGQNYKLGIGTMLVQTNDWFVAYNNSGVALWDANGAPTSGTSNSQRTYLYDAGTEDDEAVGFGANQAPRQSGPNQGSADGNTDIRRVGELEDVQFGKGLITNGPGTTYLRDPRGGYNIIRVDIQPN; this is encoded by the coding sequence ATGAAAAAATTTTTAAAGAAGGGAATGATGGGGGCCCTGATGCTTTCCGCCTTAGTATTCACAGCATGTGATAATGAAGATGACAACGGAACAGATCCAGCGGGACAAGACGTTACCGTTGTATTGAACGAAGTAAATTATGCTTCTGGTGATTGGATAGAAATATTCAACAATGGTTCTGCACCTGCAGATTTAAGTAACTATTGGCTTTGCTTAGGCCCAGGTTCTTATGTGGAGTTGAGTGCGATTACACCACAAACAGGATCAGTAACAAACCTGTTGTCCGGGGAATATTTAGTATTACCATACACAATGCCAGATACAGATGGTGGTTTAGGGTTGTACTCTTCAAATGAATTCACAAATTCTGCTGCTATTGTAGACTTTGTGCAGTGGGGTTCTGGTGGTAGTGCCAGAGAAGATGTAGCCGTTTCAGCAGGCTTGTGGACTGCAGGTGAGTACGTGCCAACTGTGAGCAGCGAGGATAACAGTATTATTTTCGATGGAGAGGGTAATGGTGCTGCTAACTGGGCAGAAACCGCTCAACCTACTCCCGGAAATGAGAATGTATTGATAGTTCCTGAGCCTGCACGCTCAATAGTGATAAGTGAAGTACAATATGGCAATAGAAACCTAGTGGAGTTGTATAACAATGGTGAAGTTACTATAGACCTAAGTTCGTATTGGTTATGCTTAGGACCGGGTGCTTATGCGCAAATTGGAAACTTGACACCGGAATTTGGTAGTATTCAAGTAGAAGCTGGTGACTTTGTAGTATTGCCATTCAATATGCCTGACGACGAAGGTGGATTAGGTCTTTACTCTATGAACCAATTCACAAGCCCAGATGCTATTATGGACTTTGTACAGTGGGGTGCCACTGGAAGTGCACGTGAAAATGTAGCTGTAACTGCAGGTGTATGGACAGCAGGCAACTTTGTGCCGACTGTAAGGCTGGATAGTTACAGTATTGAAGTGAATATGGAAAGTGATGGTAGCTTAGCATCAGACTGGTCTGAAGAGGTGAACCCATCTTTAGGTGCTCCAAATAATGAAGCTGTGGAAACCACCACATTTAATGTAACAATTAGCAACATGACCAATTACCTGAATGTACATACGTTCACTACTCCGGTTGGGGCTAATAGTGCTGGTCCACTTGGAGTAAATGGTGCTCAATATCAGATTGAATTTAAGGCTGTAGCAGGAACCAAGTTTACCCCTGTTACTATGATGGGAAACAGCAATGACTGGTTTTTAGCACCTACCGATTTAGCGGGTATTGATTTATTTCCTAATGGAACTGCTTTGAATAGCGTGGATATTGCCGACCAACTTTCGTTATACGATCTTGGGACAGAAGCTGACAATGATCCTAATAACTTTCCACCTGCAGGTACCAATGTAGGTCCTGCTGATTCAGATGCGACTGTAAGATTAGTTTCAGGCAGAGGCACAGGTGCGGACTATATGACGGCTATTTTGACCTATGCGGCAGGGGCTCAGAATGAAGCGGGAACATTCACCCTTACTATTACTGCAACAAATGCGCCTGATGCGAATCAGGCTGCTAGCCAGAATAATGGATTCATAATTACACCAGGTATGGTTGTATTACACGCCCTGCCAGAACCACTTTTTACCCTAGGTTCTGAAGATAGAGCTGTTGGACTTGAAAGAATTGCCGAAGATGGTATGCCGAGTGAATTATATGATTGGTTTAAAGAAACGGGTTCAAATGGTGCGCCGCTGAGACTATCTTCAAGCTTAAGTGTCTTTTCTCCAGGTTTGGTTTATGCATTCAATACGACAACAGACCCTTTATTTACACAGGGAGATGCTGCAAGAGCTGGTAGTGGTATAGAAGAGCTAGCGGAAGATGGCAATAATCAGATAGCAGTTGAATACATCACTAATTTAGGTTTACCAGTAGCTGCGAGTAATGAAACAGTAAATATTGCTCCGGGCGAAGATTTAACTTTTTCAATTGAAGTGCCTGCAGGTCAGAACTACAAATTAGGAATAGGGACCATGTTAGTTCAAACTAATGACTGGTTTGTTGCCTACAACAATAGCGGAGTTGCTTTGTGGGATGCCAATGGTGCACCAACTAGTGGTACCTCTAATAGCCAGAGAACATACTTGTACGATGCAGGTACTGAAGATGACGAGGCGGTTGGTTTTGGTGCAAATCAAGCACCACGGCAAAGCGGCCCTAACCAAGGTTCAGCAGATGGAAATACTGATATAAGAAGGGTTGGAGAACTTGAAGATGTCCAGTTTGGAAAAGGCTTGATTACTAATGGCCCTGGAACTACTTACCTAAGAGACCCAAGAGGAGGTTATAATATTATTAGAGTTGATATTCAGCCGAACTAA
- a CDS encoding SOS response-associated peptidase, whose protein sequence is MSHQQWLDIQEIYGKLSGNEFESIIKEGLQPLYFIDAYKDWHPELPVITQSEPSEVQLLRWGVIPPFAKYIEKNGQTLHPWDFGNYYSKTANAMAEGLAEKGTWKRLYKGNRCLILASGFYEFYHMEGKKMTYPHFITLKKHPVFAFAGLHDEWTDPTTGEAVKTCSIITTKPNAMMEVIHNNPKAHSGSRMPVMLAPEEWRKWLDGEMAYEDVLSFCEPYPEDGMKATPVRQGLKSNKVNANIPEVQEPMYYPELGQHWSNYGKTSDPQTLLF, encoded by the coding sequence ATGAGCCATCAGCAATGGCTCGATATTCAAGAAATCTATGGAAAGCTTTCTGGAAATGAGTTTGAATCAATCATAAAAGAAGGCTTACAACCGCTCTACTTTATCGATGCTTATAAGGATTGGCATCCTGAATTGCCTGTGATTACTCAAAGTGAGCCCTCAGAAGTACAACTCCTGCGTTGGGGGGTAATTCCTCCTTTTGCAAAGTACATCGAGAAAAATGGTCAAACTTTACACCCATGGGATTTTGGTAATTACTACTCAAAAACGGCCAATGCTATGGCTGAAGGTTTAGCTGAAAAAGGTACTTGGAAGCGACTATATAAAGGCAATAGATGTCTCATTCTGGCAAGTGGATTTTATGAATTCTATCATATGGAAGGTAAAAAAATGACTTACCCTCACTTTATCACCTTAAAAAAACATCCCGTTTTTGCCTTTGCAGGTTTACACGACGAGTGGACCGACCCCACTACAGGTGAAGCCGTAAAAACATGCAGTATTATTACAACCAAGCCAAATGCCATGATGGAAGTCATTCACAACAATCCAAAAGCACACAGTGGATCTAGAATGCCCGTAATGCTTGCTCCAGAAGAATGGCGCAAGTGGCTAGATGGAGAAATGGCTTACGAAGATGTATTAAGCTTCTGCGAACCATACCCCGAAGATGGCATGAAAGCCACACCAGTTCGGCAGGGATTGAAAAGCAATAAAGTGAACGCGAATATTCCAGAGGTACAGGAACCCATGTACTACCCTGAGCTTGGCCAGCACTGGAGTAATTATGGAAAAACATCCGACCCTCAAACCTTATTATTTTAG
- a CDS encoding rhomboid family intramembrane serine protease, giving the protein MINSILDDFKVSFRNGNILNQIIIINVVAFIFFGVFRLILDFSGNSELYSVIEGFFKLPSNLGKLVFRPWTIITHMFMHASIGHILWNMVFMYMFGRIITEYLGQNKLLSLYIWGGIGGGVTFILAYNLIPMFSNYVAAAQALGASAAVNAIIVGAATFQPEYQVRMLFIGLVKLKYIAAFFVVSSFLYTSGANAGGEFAHLGGAFLGYLNIKQLQQGNDWSKPVVGFVLWVKSLFKPQPKIKVSYRSEKTQKKQASRRKAAPKAKPSKEETSQAEIDAILDKISEKGYDALSKSEKQKLFNASKD; this is encoded by the coding sequence ATGATCAATAGTATTCTAGACGATTTTAAGGTTTCTTTTCGAAATGGTAATATTCTAAATCAGATTATTATAATCAACGTTGTCGCTTTCATATTCTTTGGAGTATTTAGGCTAATTCTTGATTTTTCTGGTAATTCAGAATTATATTCGGTGATTGAGGGTTTCTTCAAATTACCTTCAAATTTAGGGAAACTAGTATTTCGTCCTTGGACGATTATTACTCATATGTTTATGCATGCGAGTATTGGGCATATACTATGGAATATGGTTTTCATGTATATGTTTGGGAGGATTATTACTGAATACCTTGGGCAAAATAAACTACTAAGCTTATATATCTGGGGAGGCATTGGTGGTGGAGTTACTTTTATACTAGCTTACAATCTTATTCCTATGTTTAGTAATTATGTTGCTGCAGCTCAGGCCCTGGGTGCTTCAGCAGCGGTTAATGCTATCATCGTGGGTGCCGCTACTTTTCAGCCAGAATATCAAGTTAGGATGCTGTTTATAGGTTTAGTAAAACTAAAATATATAGCAGCATTTTTTGTTGTTTCGTCTTTCTTGTATACGTCTGGTGCTAATGCTGGAGGGGAGTTTGCACACTTAGGTGGTGCTTTTCTTGGATATTTAAATATTAAACAGCTGCAACAAGGAAATGACTGGAGTAAGCCTGTAGTAGGCTTTGTACTTTGGGTAAAGAGCCTTTTTAAGCCACAACCGAAAATCAAGGTGTCCTATCGAAGCGAGAAGACTCAAAAGAAGCAAGCTTCCAGAAGAAAAGCGGCTCCAAAGGCCAAGCCAAGTAAAGAAGAAACGAGCCAGGCTGAAATTGATGCGATCTTGGATAAAATCTCAGAAAAGGGCTATGATGCACTCAGTAAATCTGAAAAGCAGAAGCTATTTAATGCTAGCAAGGATTAA